From the Acidovorax sp. NCPPB 3576 genome, the window CAGGCGGCTGCGATGCCGTCGGTTGATTGAACGCGGCATCAGGTATTCCGTCCGCAGACAGGCGGCGCAAGGAACGCCCGAACACTTGCAGGATGGGGCGGTCGTTGGACGTCAGCAGAACGGGTTTCTGATCGGGCTGGATCGCCAGCGCGAGGGTGTTGAGATTGGTGGAGACGAATCCCTCCGCAACGCCCTGGGTGCCGAACGTGCTGTCGACCGCCCCGTTCGCGGCAAGGCCGACCACGGTGTGGTGCCATGTGCCGGGCTCCCCGGACGCCGTCAGGCACCGGGTCTGGTAGGACGGTGAGAAACACGGTTCGTGCGCCTGAACCGCCACGAGGATTCTGCCGTCGGCCTGGAGTCGAACATCGCTGATCGACTCGTACCCCTTGACGGAAAACCGTGCTTCGCCGTTTTGGCCGAAGCCCCTGTCGACGTTTCCGTCGGCGCCCATCCGGACGACAAAGGTCTGCGTGGCGGGCAGCGATCCGAAACCCGAAGGGGCTGCGGGAACCGAGACTCTGCTGCCTGCAATCAGCAGCCTGCCATCCGGCTGCACGCCCAGGCTGGCGAAGGATGGCGTGCCGAGCGGGAAGGTAGCCACCCCGGCTTCGCCGTACGTGGTGTCGACCTTCAGGGCATCGGACAGAGTGACCGTGGTGGATCTCGATCCGCCGCCACAGGCCGTCAACGCGAATGCCACCAGGCAACTCGCCAGCCAGACGTTGTATGTCGGTCGTTGAAAAATACGCCCCGTATCGAGTCGATGCATGCCAAACCCCTCCTTTGATTGAAGAACCCTTTGCAGGACATTCTGCATGGCTGGTCGCTGGGTTTTCACTCGGCGGGCTTGCGCTGTGTGGGATTGGGTAACACCCGCCGAAAGATCTGCGATAGATTCCGCCATTCCGAGCAGCACCCGCCGGTACGGAAAAATGTGGAGGGAGGCAACCGATGCGCGAGTTTCTGATGTGGGAAAACGAACCGGTGGCCGTGCCCGCTTTCCGGTCGATCGCGATCGTGGAGGGCACGGTCCACGCCCCGACCATCGCTCCGCACCTTCGCAAGCTCTACGCCCAGTTCGAAGCGCGCTTCGGCCCATCGGCGAACGAAACGTCGTACCACTTTCCCGGCTACAAGGGCAAGATCCGCCCGGCGACGCAGCGCATTTTGGACGATGGCCGCGCCTATCTCGCCAGGGACACCGGAACCCGGTATGGCGAGGGACTGCGCCGCTACGGCCGCGCGCTCGCCGACTTCCCGCACCCCGGCTTGCCGTTCTTCGGCATCGAGCAGCGCAGCGGCCGTTTTTTTCTGGAGGCCGCGATACCGCAAGACTCGCCCCATTGGCACGGCTTCGCGGAGAAAGTCAGCGCGACCTTGATGGAACTGCCCACCATCAGCGGCACGATGGGCATGGGACGATTTCTCCCCCCACACAAAAGCAGCCTCAGGTTCCTGTTGAGCGCCGATTCGGATCGCCATCGTGCCGCGTTCAGCACCGACGCCGACATGGTGGAGCCAGCGCTTCGCAGGGAAGGTTCACCGCATCGGTGGAAGGCGGGAGAGGAAGCTGGTATTGCCGATATTGGATGGCGAACGTTCATCGGCCGTGAGTATTGGGATCGGATCGAACCCGCACTGGCCGCGCTGGCCCTCGACCCCGACATCATGGTCGAGCGATCCACCCATCTTCTCTCGATCACGGCCGGCGATCGCCCGATCTGGGGCTCGCCCGACGAAACCGATGCGTTGCGGCCGTTCCGAACGATCGCCCGCGCGCTCGAGCCCGTCCGCCAGCCCCTCGGCGCGGCCCGGGCTTTCTGGTTCGGTGGCGGGGCCACCGACGATCACGATGATTTGGTCGCGGCGTACCTCGCCCGCTTTGACCCGGCGTAGTGTCCTGCCCGCCGCACTCGGCCACTTCGCATCGCCTTCCCATCACCCGTCGGCTTCGACAGGAAAGACGTTTGGAGAAACTGCACCGAGGGCCGGCGTGGCCGCGGCGGCTTGGGGGAGCGGCGCTGGTACGGCCCTGCCGCGGCGGCGCTTTCATGCGGCGCACTGCCATTTCTAATAAAAAGCGCTCTATGCCCTAGTAGTCATTGCCCTTGCAGCTATTGATTTAATAGCATTGCAGCAATCACCCGTCATGCGGATGCCAGCACGGAAAAGCCATCGGGCCCATACGCCCCACCTGCGGGCCTCGCATCGGCGCCTCCTTGGCCGGGTAGCGGCGGATGCACGCCCTCCCCGCCAAGGCCCGGGCCGCTCATGCGCGCAAGGCCGCAAGTGCGGCCGTCACGCCAGCAGCCGGCACAGCTCGGTGAGATCAGGCACCGTGGCGTGCGGCTCGCCTTCGTGCGGCCAGGCCGCCTCGCCCCGGTTGATCCACACCGCCTGCATGCCCGCGCCCAGGGCGCCGTGCGCGTCCAGCGTGGCATCGTCGCCCACGTGCAGCACGCTGTCGGGCGGCACGCCCAGAGCCTCGGCCGCCGCGTGGAAGATGCGCGGGTCGGGCTTGGCGATGCCGAACTCGCGTGCGCTGATGCGGGCCTGGAAATAGGCGCCGATGCCGATCAAATCGAGATTGGCATTGCCATTGGACAGCGCCGCGACGGGGTAGCGCATGGCCAGGAATTCCAGCGCCGCGATGGCGTCGTCGTAAAGCTCCACGCGCTGGCGCTCGGCGAAAAAGGCATCGAAGGCGCCGTCGGTCAGCCCCGCGTCATCGCCTGCCTGCCGCAGCGCGGCGCGGATGCTCTCGCGGCGCAGGGCGCTCAGGTCGTGGGACAGCTGCGGATGCGCTTGCACGACCTGGCTGCGCAGCACGGCGGCGGCTTCGGGGTCGGCCAGGAGGGCGGCGGTGGCGGGCGCCCGGTCCTGCAGCCAGGCGCACAGGACAGCCTGGGCGCGGGCGATGGTGGGCCAGATGGGCCAGAGCGTGTCGTCCAGGTCGAGGGTGACGGCACGGATGCGTTGGGTGTCGAGCATGCGGGGAGGATAGCGCAGGGGTTTCGCGCGCGGCCCGCCGAAAGGGTGCGTGGCCTTTGCCACAATGCGGGCATGCCCTCCCCCACCTCTGCGCCCTCGTCGCCGGCCCCCCTGTCCGGCGCCCCTGCTCCCCTCACCCCTTCTGCCGCGCGACCGGCCGCAGGCATGTCCCGCGCCGCCGTGCTGCTGTGCAACCTGGGCACCCCCGAGGCGCCCACCGCACCGGCGCTGCGCCGCTACCTGGCGCAGTTCCTGGGCGATCCGCGCGTCGTCGAGATTCCCCGCGTGGCCTGGCTGCCCATCCTGTACGGGATCATCCTGCGCATCCGCCCCGCCAAATCCGCCGCCAAGTACGCGAGCGTGTGGATGCCGGAAGGCTCTCCGCTGGCCGTGTGGACAGCCAAACAGGCCACGCTGCTGCGCGGCTGGCTGGGCGAAGCGGGGCTGGGGGTGCGCGTGCGCCATGCGATGCGCTACGGGCAGCCATCGATCGCCTCGCAGCTCGACGCCCTGCAGGCCGAAGGCGTCGAGCGCGTGCTCGTGCTGCCGCTGTATCCGCAGTATTCGTCCACCACCACGGCCAGCGTGGCGGACGACGTGTATGCGTGGGCGGGCAAGCAACGGCGGCTGCTGGAGTTTCGCTTCGTGAACAGCTACCACGCGCACCCGGGCTATATCCACGCACTGGCGCAGAGCGTGCGCGCGCACTGGAAGCGCGAGGGCAGCCGGGCCGAGCAGCTGGTGATGAGCTTTCACGGCATTCCCGCGCGCAACGTGCAGCTGGGCGACCCCTACCAGCAGGAATGCCTGACCACCGCCACGCTGGTGGCGCAGGCCCTGGGGCTCTCGCCCGAGCAGTACCGGGTGACCTTTCAATCGCGGTTCGGCAAGGCCCGCTGGCTGGAGCCCTACACCGAGCCCACGCTCATCGAAATGGCCCAGGCCGGCACGCGCAGCGTGGACGTGATGTGCCCGGGCTTTCCCTGCGACTGCCTGGAAACCCTGGAAGAAATCAACCAGGAGGCGCGCGAGGCTTTCCTGCACGCGGGAGGCCAGGAGTTCCGCTACATCCCCTGCATGAACGACGACAACGCCTGGATCACCGGCCTGAGCCAGATCGCGCAGCAGCATTTGCAGGGCTGGGAATCGCACTGAGACGGCAGCGCGCGGGCAATAACAGCCAAAAAGGCCTCCAGCGCAATAAAGACGGCGGCATCATGCTATTAATTAAATAGCAAAATTGCCGCCACCGGCCGCTACGCCGGCATGACTACGGCACGACTACAGCGTTACTCCGGCACGCTGATCGCGCCGCTCGTCACGGTGATGGCATTGCCGTTCACCGGCGTGGCGGCAATGGCCGGCACATTGGCCGCCGTGATCGCCGGAGCGCTGCCCGCAAGACCGCCGCGCGGCACCGTGCGCACCACCTGGCTGGCGGGCAGCGCGGTGCCGTTGGCGAGATGGTCGTACATGGCGTCGAGCGCGCGGTTCAAATAAACGTGCAGCGGCACGTAACGCGTGTCGTAGCCCGGCAGCACGCCGGTCAGGCCGATGAAGCTGTCGAAGTGCTGCGCATTCGTCACCTCGATGTAGCGCAGGCGGCTGGAGGCGCCCTCGACCCGGCGGTTCAGCGCCGTGTAGGGGCGGGAGGTGTGGTTGACGGGCAGCAGCGCATCCGAGCGGCCGTGCACGATGATGGCCGGCTTGCCGCGCAGGTTGCCGCTGCGGCGGGTTTCGTCCACACCGGCCTGCAGTCGCTGCGCCGCATCGTCGGTGCCCGTCACGAGGTTGCGCAGGCACAGCGCGCCGCTCAGGTTCCAGTCGCGGGCGCCGGTGGCGCTTTGCGACAGCACGTCGCGCGTGGCGCCGCCCAGGCTGCGGTTGTTGACGAGCTGCACGCCCGCCGAGGGCGGCACGCCGTTGCCGGTGGCGAACATGTCGGCCAGCGCGGCCGGCGCCAGCGGCGTCACCGCGCCCTGCGCCGTGGTCGCCGCGAAGCTGTAGCCGCAGAGGTTGTCCTTCACGCTCGAACGCGAGAGCGCGTTGGCGAAGGTCACCGCCACGGCGGGCACGACCTCGAAGCCGGCCAGAGACGGGTACTGCGCCACCGATTCCGCCTCCCAGCCGTAGGCCCGCAGCCGTGCCAGCGCCTGTTCGGCCAGAGCCACGGTGCTGCCGCCGGTGATGAGGCCCTGCGCACGCAGCGCCTCGCAGCGGTTGGAGGCGATCGGCAACGACGGGCTGGCGAAGCCCAACGCGAACGTGCTGGCGTAGGGGCTGTCGCTGATGGACGGTGCCAGCGCGGCGCAGGCCTGGTACAGCTGCGCGTAGGTGGTGTAGTCGATGAGGGTGCGGCTGTTCACCGCCACGTCGGTGGTGCCGCGGCGCACGGTGACGCCGGGGTTGGCGGGCAGCTCCACGGCCGGCTCCGACACGGCCACGCCGCCGATCAGGCCCTGCGTGTCCTGCTCGGCCGCGGCGATGGCCGCGGCCCCGCCGTTGGAGAGGCTGGAGGCGATGACGATGGTGTTGGTCGGCTTGAAGGTGCGCAGCCGCTGCCCGCCCGGGGACAGATCGCCGAAGCGCTCGTTGATGACATAAAAGCCCATCTCCACCGCGCGCAGCGTGGCCAGGCCCCAGTCCTTCTCGGGGTTCTGCCCCGAGTGGGCGTGCTTGAACGCGAAGCGGTTGGGCGTGGCGGTGTTGAACGCGGCCAGATCGGCGGCCGACAGCCCGGCGTTGAATGCGGCGCTGGTGCCGGCCGAGGTGGCCGAGGTGCGGGTGCCGTCGATCAGCGGCACGGTGTCGGCCTGCAGGTCGTGCGGGGCCGCGCCCGTGCCCTTGTCGGTATAGGCCACGGCGCAGCCGCGCTTGAGGCCCCACTCGCCGGTGGACATGCCGCCGTAGATGCCGAGCGAGCCCGAGGCCGTGGCGGTGATGATGCAAGGCCTGGCGGGGTTGAAGGTGTCCGGCACCTGCACCATCAGCGTGACGTTCTGCCGGCCCGAGCCGTCGTCGTAGTAGGCGATGGTTTCGGTGCCGGCGATCTTGCCTTCGCCCGCCGTCACGCGGCCCTGCGCATCCACGTTGGGGCCGTAAAGCGTGCCGTAGCCGCCGGCGGCCGTCATGTCCAGCAGCGCACGGTAATTGGTATAGATGGCGTTGCGGCGCATCTCGGCCGCGGTGGGCTGGGCGCCTTCGTAGCCGGGGGCCTCGGGGTCGGCCAGGCCGGTGCGGCCCAGGCCGGCGGTCAGCAGGTCGTCGTCCACGCCGTCATAGGTCGCCTGGCGCAGGCTGGCCAGATAGGACGGACGCACATTGAAGTCGAAATCCACGGTGTTGCCACCACCGCCACCGCAGGCAGCCAGGACAGCAGCGGTCAGGGCCATGGCGCGAGGAATGAGCGATCGCATCGGAAGTCTCCTGCAGCGGTGAAACGGAATGAAATTGTCGTGGAGAGTATGCAATGGCCATCCCGGGTACTGCCAATGGAGGCACCCACAAGGCGTTGCAATGTTTTCAAGTGCGGATCATGCCACGGTGAGGAATTCGCCCCAAAAACAATGCGAACCATTCGCAATATCATTTAACATGCCGGCTTGAAAAACAGCGCCCTGGTGGGGAGCCCCGGGGAGATTTTTCCCCGGGGCGCTCGCTGCGCCTCGCTGGCCCTTCGTGGCGGCCTCCTGCCGCCACCGCCCCTCCCGATTGCGCCCATGCCACCTCCGATCGAACCACCGTCCGACCTCCGACCCACGCCCGGCGGCTTCCTCCCGCTGTGGGGCTGGCCCATCGCATTGGGGGTACTCACAGCCACCGGGCTGTTGAGCGCGTTGGTCAGCGATGGCTGGGGAGACGTCTGGTCCTGGGTGGCACTGGGCGTGCCGGTGGCCGTGATGGCCTGGTTCGGCCTGCGCCGCCGCCCGCCCTCGCCCTAGCCGCCGCCTGTTTCCCTTTCCATGCGCTTCGTCCTCTGCGGATTCGCCACGCTGCGCCGATGCTCTTCCATGCCCTTTCCTGAACCCGCCCGTTGACGTCCATGCCCATGAATCAGCACACCCCCATCGCCCTGGCCGTCGCACTGGCCCTTGCCACGCTCGCAGGTCAGGCAAGCGCCCAGACCGCAG encodes:
- the hemH gene encoding ferrochelatase, whose protein sequence is MSRAAVLLCNLGTPEAPTAPALRRYLAQFLGDPRVVEIPRVAWLPILYGIILRIRPAKSAAKYASVWMPEGSPLAVWTAKQATLLRGWLGEAGLGVRVRHAMRYGQPSIASQLDALQAEGVERVLVLPLYPQYSSTTTASVADDVYAWAGKQRRLLEFRFVNSYHAHPGYIHALAQSVRAHWKREGSRAEQLVMSFHGIPARNVQLGDPYQQECLTTATLVAQALGLSPEQYRVTFQSRFGKARWLEPYTEPTLIEMAQAGTRSVDVMCPGFPCDCLETLEEINQEAREAFLHAGGQEFRYIPCMNDDNAWITGLSQIAQQHLQGWESH
- a CDS encoding HAD family hydrolase, with translation MLDTQRIRAVTLDLDDTLWPIWPTIARAQAVLCAWLQDRAPATAALLADPEAAAVLRSQVVQAHPQLSHDLSALRRESIRAALRQAGDDAGLTDGAFDAFFAERQRVELYDDAIAALEFLAMRYPVAALSNGNANLDLIGIGAYFQARISAREFGIAKPDPRIFHAAAEALGVPPDSVLHVGDDATLDAHGALGAGMQAVWINRGEAAWPHEGEPHATVPDLTELCRLLA
- a CDS encoding D-(-)-3-hydroxybutyrate oligomer hydrolase gives rise to the protein MRSLIPRAMALTAAVLAACGGGGGNTVDFDFNVRPSYLASLRQATYDGVDDDLLTAGLGRTGLADPEAPGYEGAQPTAAEMRRNAIYTNYRALLDMTAAGGYGTLYGPNVDAQGRVTAGEGKIAGTETIAYYDDGSGRQNVTLMVQVPDTFNPARPCIITATASGSLGIYGGMSTGEWGLKRGCAVAYTDKGTGAAPHDLQADTVPLIDGTRTSATSAGTSAAFNAGLSAADLAAFNTATPNRFAFKHAHSGQNPEKDWGLATLRAVEMGFYVINERFGDLSPGGQRLRTFKPTNTIVIASSLSNGGAAAIAAAEQDTQGLIGGVAVSEPAVELPANPGVTVRRGTTDVAVNSRTLIDYTTYAQLYQACAALAPSISDSPYASTFALGFASPSLPIASNRCEALRAQGLITGGSTVALAEQALARLRAYGWEAESVAQYPSLAGFEVVPAVAVTFANALSRSSVKDNLCGYSFAATTAQGAVTPLAPAALADMFATGNGVPPSAGVQLVNNRSLGGATRDVLSQSATGARDWNLSGALCLRNLVTGTDDAAQRLQAGVDETRRSGNLRGKPAIIVHGRSDALLPVNHTSRPYTALNRRVEGASSRLRYIEVTNAQHFDSFIGLTGVLPGYDTRYVPLHVYLNRALDAMYDHLANGTALPASQVVRTVPRGGLAGSAPAITAANVPAIAATPVNGNAITVTSGAISVPE